The Gemmatimonadota bacterium genome includes a window with the following:
- a CDS encoding sigma-70 family RNA polymerase sigma factor, giving the protein MTSVSASLPAAASWLPRPKTSSAPAGVRGVEPKRLDLPSLADAELVQLACGNHQDAYREIVVRYERPLFSMIFRMVRDRGLAEDLTQEAFVRAFKAIDSFKPSYKFSSWIFKIAHNHTIDHLRRRRLQTVSMHGSPHARTADEAERSSFDAVCTGERPDQFVENRELGGQIEAAIATLRDEYRAAIILRHVEGYSYNEIAEIIGVPLGTVKTYIHRARNELKAQLAPVVG; this is encoded by the coding sequence ATGACCTCAGTTTCGGCCTCGCTACCCGCCGCAGCCAGTTGGCTGCCCCGGCCCAAGACCTCCTCCGCTCCCGCCGGAGTTCGGGGTGTCGAACCGAAGCGGCTCGACCTCCCGTCGCTCGCCGACGCCGAGCTCGTCCAGCTCGCTTGCGGGAACCACCAGGATGCCTACCGAGAGATCGTCGTGCGTTACGAGCGGCCCCTCTTCTCCATGATCTTTCGCATGGTACGCGACCGCGGCCTGGCCGAGGATCTAACCCAGGAAGCCTTCGTGCGCGCCTTCAAGGCCATCGACTCCTTCAAACCGAGCTACAAGTTCAGCAGCTGGATCTTCAAGATCGCCCACAATCACACCATCGACCACCTCCGCAGGCGTCGTCTGCAGACGGTTTCCATGCACGGGTCGCCGCACGCTCGCACGGCGGACGAGGCGGAGCGCTCCTCCTTCGACGCGGTGTGCACCGGTGAACGTCCCGACCAATTCGTGGAGAACCGTGAACTGGGCGGCCAGATCGAGGCCGCCATCGCCACCTTGCGGGACGAGTACCGCGCCGCAATCATTCTACGGCATGTCGAAGGCTATTCGTACAACGAGATCGCCGAGATCATCGGAGTGCCCCTCGGCACTGTGAAGACTTACATCCATCGAGCTCGCAACGAGCTCAAGGCGCAGCTCGCCCCGGTGGTGGGATAG